The nucleotide sequence TGCTACactacatgtccacacaacatgtccacacaacatgtccacacaacatgtccacacacgGTCTACAACCCCGCTCTCATATTGTtcatatgaaaatgtaaatgatggtGATTTTCTTGGGACTGATAGTTGTGAGTTTACAGATCTATCTGCTGATATTTGtgttataaaatgttttcaatgaTTCCGAAGATGTTGCTGTAAAATAATAGGAACACAAGGTTTTACATTCAAGCACAACAATAATTGTAAGtatagagaaaacacacaaccagtCTGTTGACAGCACCAACGTTTACACTCACGCTGGAGGAATTCACCTGGTTAAAGCACAacgtgatgtcacagtgacgtTGAGGACTTTGACCCAGTTGAAGTATTCGTTGCTctgacagacacagactgtggtttatatttaacatgtgcagcagagactgaaacacatcagctgagaaaacaaagtgtgaaCGTGACCCAGGACGGAATCAGGTTTATTATCCTGCTCAGTGCGAACGACAAAATCAGCTTTTACTGTTTCACCTGAATGCAACAGtcctgtgtgtgatgtgtccttgagtgaactgtgtgtgtgtgtgtgtgtgtgtgtgtgtctccacagaGAGCTGGTGCTGCTGTACTCTGATATCCTGGCCTCTCCTGCTCTTGAGTCCTTCACTGACATCACTGTGGTCATGGCAGTAAGATACACATCATGTTGTTATTTACTTCTTCACATCAGgtcagaaacaggaagttgggAACTTTTCTAAATATaattcacagagaaaagaatcctgtgaaaacaaaaagggTTTAATGACAGAATGAAGCATGAAAATCTTCCTGTTCAGGTGAATTTATTAAGTTATTCCTgctaaaatattcaaaatgctCCAGTTCAGTTGTCTCTGTCAAACACTCGTCTCTCTCTACAGATCCCATTTTTCCAGAAAGGCGTCCTCCAGGCGTTTGGGCAGAGACGTGGTCTGCAGGTGTGACGACCGAAACTGTCCCAGTTCCAAAATACTTTCcagttgaaaatattttaaacgtTTATGtgatggattgtgtgtgtgtgtgtgtgtgtgtgtgtctgtgtgtgtgtgtagctgggctctcctcactgtgtgtttccaggtgaCCTCCAGTGTTGTCTGTCCTACTCTCTGATCACCAGACTGTCTCCCAGCTGGAACAAAGCAGGACTCTACCTCGTCTCAGGTACACGTTCCTCCAAACTTCTCACAGGTAGCGACACACGTTGTCACACTCATGGCAGGCGTAGGCGGAGGTGGTCCAGAAGTCCTCGGAGATGCCTTTGTTATTCTCCATCTTGAGCTGACTCAAAAACAGCTCCCCCATGTGTCCCTTTAGGGAAAAACACCTTCAACTTCATTAGAAAAAGTAGCAAACGTGTCCATGTAGACATTTATCACCAGTTTCATGGAAAATAAAGAACCTGTCAGCCCAGCCCACTGTGATTATCAGTTTATAgattaaatatctatttacataTAGATTCTAGATTATTAATCGTGTCTCAGTGTTAGAATGAGTTTGTTTCATAACAAACTCCAACCTGCATGTAATCACTCTCATACAggatatttatttagtttatcaaggccagtgtgtgcgtgtttgtgtgtgtgtgtgtgtgtgtgtgtgtgtgtgtgtgtgacagttgaGTGTTGCAACATGTAGTCAAGCTTTAACCCTGCACAAAGTGTGTCATaaactggtgtgtgtgcgtgtgtgtgaggaccAAAGCTTGCTTGTTATGAAACTAAACCTCTGTTGGGACATCCTGGTTGGTGTGAGAGGtcaggtgtgagttgttggttAGTTAAAGGTAAAGTGAGATGTTCACTGAAGCTGCACGGAGCCGTGTGTGTTTTCGTTTGCTGGTTCAGAatgaacagagaaaaaagagtTCATATGAAAACAAGTTACCGAGACATCAGATTTAAATGACTCATTATTGATTTCCATGTGCTGCATCAGACCTGGACTAGAAATGACGTCGGTGGTGATGTCACTGTCCGCCGTCCATTTCAAAGTGTGacgtttgttttctgtctgttccCAGGAAAGGACTTTCTGAGTGAGAGGGGGACACAGAGCGCTGTCAGTGAGTGTCACGGtttatttctctccatcttttacCACCTCGACTCACAGCCTCAGAGACAAGtcagagaaacactgatttCTAACAACACGTCCCATCAccccacactgtgtgtgtgtgtgtgtgtgtgcgtgtgtgcgtgtgtgtgtgtgtcaggcatGGAGCTGAGCACCACTGAAGGCCAACTGTGCATCAGCATTGACACCCACACCGTCAGACTGCCCCCCACCACAGTACGAAAACACTGAAtgatcttttctcttctttacaGATCATGAATCTGTGACTCCAACTATAACTTTACTCATTCACAAGTGTGTGCATTAGGTTTGTTTTTAGAACAGAAGAATCCTTCATTCTTAAACACGATCAAAAGCAGCTGGAGTTGAACCGAGGTTCTTTACGATAAATGACGGagtaagaaatgtgtgtgtgttgcagctggaGGACTTTGACCTCCCTCCGTTGGTGCTGCGGAGGTTCTGCAGTGATCCCGACTCAATCCTCGACCCGTCCTCCACTGGGGGAACCATTTGGTGTCATGTCCTGCCCAGGTGagacagcgccacctgctgcacacacactcctcaacCGTTAACTGCCCAAACCACATATTATGTTACATCAACTGTgaccagcaggtggtgctgcAGGTCTTATTTAACTCAAACCTGCTGCAGATTCTCACCAGAGTTTGTTTTCACAAAGCCTCACAAATTTactgtgtgtgcgtgaatgcatgtgtgtgtgtgtgtgcatgtgcatgtgtgcgtgcgtgtgtgtgcgtgtgtgtgtgtgtctgttcagcATGAAGAAAGGTCAGATTATCACCATCAGCCGTCAGCTGCCCAGAGACGGACCCTTCAGGACCTACACAGACCTGCAGAACCACTGGAACTGcctggtacacacacactctcacacacactctcacacacacacacacacactctcacacacactctcacacacacactcacacacacacactctcacacacactctcacacacactctcacacacacacacacacacacactggaacaaGCTTTTCTTTGAGTGTTATGATCCTTGTGTGAAGTAGAATAAAGATGTTCAGTTAAACGCTGTGTCTGTCCTGCAGTACGGTTACAGACTCCCTGAGCTCACAGAGGCGGAGGTGGTTTACTGCAGCGTTTACTTCAGACTGGTGGGAGAGAGACTCTTCACGTATCCTAAAACCATTTATGATCATAGATTCTTCATCAGAATCTGATCAGTGCTCGGTGTCGATCCCAGACTGGTTGTAAGTAATGCTGTGAAATAATTTAGAAAGTCATAATAAAGCAAATAGAATTAAACGTATTAAAACGTTCATCAGTTGAATCTGTTCTGTGTCTAAAAGCTGCAGAATGTTCCTTTAACTCTCATCCTGAGCAGTTACCCTCTGAGCTGCATCCGCCTGCAGCCAGCACAGTGCTGCCCCCGGGTcgacctgcagggggcgctgggCTCCTTCCTGTCCGACGTTAGGGACCgagtgcagagtgtgtgtggctTCCCTGCACGCCTGACCAGGAAACCCTGTTACCACACAACCAGTCTGAACAGTGCTGCATCTGCACAGgtacacacacgtaaacactcATATATCATTATCATCGGgaacgccccctggtggctgtctgcagtataggtcataaacctcctcaatgttagcagatgggacatggaccaaactaaagtaCAATGCAGTGTTCAATTATGTGAAagtttccttcttctcttcctgtttcatttcctcacttcttcatcgGTTTGCTTTCACGTTTTCTTTGCGTCTTTCCAACACACTCTACACGCAGGTTATTTAATACGAGTGGGTCGAGGTTTGAGTTCGGGGGGGAAGGAGAATGCAATTATCAGACCTCTTCCCACCCTGTGAAATCTTAATGGACAGTTTTATGGTCCCAGAGGTGCAACGTCTAAGagttctcgctctctctctgcatcccGAGGATTCATTTCCACGCTACAGTCgtcaggaggaagatgatggaAATGTGTCAGAGGTCATTGTTGATAAAGAACTGTAGGAAAAACCCATGTGACTTCTCATCTTGGTgaagaaaaactattttaataacAAGAATTCATTGTTATTGCCACAAACATCTCAtgataaaaaacactttaaataacGATATTGTTACCGGATGAATCCTGAAAGCTCATCGTAAGAGTTCTGTTGTTGTctatgatgatgataaatgagTTAATCCACTCCTGGTTTCTGGTCTTTGGAGAAAACGATAAAGTTCCGGCTCCATGTAATGAAGCAGGTTGAAATTAAAGTGATCTCTCATCTTGAGATGTAGGAGACAAAAGCATTTTCCTATTCACGGGGCTGCAGCCAACCTGTACTTTATCACTGGAGGAACCTCAGGTGAGATCGATTCCGTGTGGAACTCAAATATTTATAGTGTTCAGCCGGAGCTGAAAGGTGTTTTCTGTCGAGGCTGAAGAGAAGCAGCTTAAATAAAGGCTCCTGTCCGTTGAGCCACTTAGTGAACAGTTGGTGCCACGTTATTTCTTTGAGATGGACATTAAGCTCACACTCTTTAATTCTGCGTTTACGAGCTgcactcttctcctctctgtctgtctcggTGCATTACGGCCTCATCTAGAAACCACGTGAAACCAGCGTGAGGAACGTGTCCTCGCGTGCGTGATTGATCTTGATTTACGCCCAGTGTCAGATTTAAGTGCTGGTGAGTGTGTCCTGTGTGCGATGTGTGTCAGGCTCTCCTGCAAGAGACTGGACAAAAAGATAAAAGACAGATAAAGTGGTCCTCCTCAAGCTGTTTACAAGGAGGTCCCAGTTCATCTGTCACATGTGAAGGACGCAGGAGGTCGTCcgggtcagacgtgttcacaacagcaggagGATCTCCAGAGAGTTGAAGCCAGAGCTGGtgcagcaggaagcaggaaacaggaagctCCTGCTTACACGGCTCCTCTGGTGTTTGGGAGTGTGGAGGCCATGTGATCGACAGCTAGAGCTGTCCAATGAGTGCAGGTGGGCGTAAACAGTCCtggagctctcagtcaggctccaccccctgctcttCCAAATAAGGTTACTATAGTTTCAAAAGACCAAGATGGCTTTAACACGGTGGGTCGATCCCGTGAGCCCGGTGTGTGACGTGACGGTGGGTCGATCCCGTGAGCCCGGTGTGTGACGTGACGGTGGGTCGATCCCGTGAGCCCGGTGTGTGACGTGACGGTGGGTCGATACTGTGGTCGATGCGGCTTCACTTTGATAAACCATGACAggcttcttctcttcctcaggTGCAGAGTGGTGAACAGGTCAACCTGACCACTTCCTCCTCCGTCAGGCccgtcctcctccagctccctgctcctcctcccagACCTGTGAGACCCTCCTTCAGGTCGCAGCCACCGGCCTGGACCCCTCGCTTCCAGCAGGACAGCGCTCAGGGGCTTCTGGGTAATGGCCGTGGATTCGGGAGCAGTTTGACTCAAAGTCAAGGATGTAGAGGAGATGGAGACTGGCTTTCatctctgttttccttttctgatgtagctcctcccctctcctccacctcctgttcctcctctatCCCACTGTTTCAGCCAGCTtcatccctctcctccacctcctcttcttcctcctctcgtccAGTCTTTCAGCcagctcctctcctttcctccgcctcctgttcctcctctaaCCCACTGTTTCAGCCAGCTtcatccctctcctccacctcctcttcctcttcctcttcccttcCACTCTTTTACACAGCTTcatccctcacctcctcctcctcttcctcctctatcCAAGTCTTTCAGCcagcttcctccctctcctcttcctccacctcctcctcagttctcccacctcttcctccctccatgaACCCTGCTCCTAAACTGGTTCCCATCTTCAAGAACAAGCACCCATCTCGTCACATCAATGTTGCTCTGCTGTGGGCCCAGAAGCAGACGGAGCAGCTGGgcggaggaggggaggagaggaggaggctgacgCTGCCTAACTTCAGGAGGGACACACCCGCCTCTGCTCCACCTTCCTCTTTTCCATCCCTTCCAGTTCCTCCTCCACCAATCATTCCTCGCTTCAGCTATCCTCCCAAACCTACCTGCAGCCCCGCTCCTCAGTCGACAGCTCCGCCCAGAATCAAGCACTTGTCCAGCCTCAGTCCTGGACCGATGTCCAGACCGGGGCTCGTCCTCGCTCCAAACACAGAGACGAAGCACAAATCCAAGTCCGGCTCCAAAACCCACCTGAAGTCCGGCTCTGAAAACGATACTGCTGCTAACAACAGCCGTGAACTGAAGCGAGAAGCAACCAAACAAccatctgctgcagcagcagaggctcctccccctctcaccACCTCTGACATCTCCGAGAAGGACAAAGACAAGAACAGCAGAGCGGTGAGTCACCGCGGCTTAGTGACgatacattcacacaaagaTCCTCATGGAAACTGTAGCCGTTAGCTGCAGAACGACGTGGACTCTGTGAGCAGAGCTGCTTCCTGATCCTGTCCTTTCTGTTTCAGAGAGTTCGGTTTGAATCAAAGCCAAAGAAATCCAGAGCCGCGGTTCGAGAGGTGGACGTGGAGAAAATGGCCCGAAGCAACCAGGTCAGGACACATGACGAACTTCtgtccttcatcatcttcacttctctttcctgaacatcagtgtgatacgAACGACCTCAAATGACACAAAGCATCTTAACTTTGATTTCTTTAGTCCCatgtgctaacacggaggagaaTGATTTATAACTTATACAGCTGCCGGTCACCAGAGTCACAtctgtagctgtgtctcaattcccAGAATTCACTGCCCTTCGGTGTAAAGTAGTCATGGAGAAGACGTGTGATGCTGTAACATCACGCGTGTGAACAAATACCACGGGGCATTAAATCCGTCTCGTCATGTCCCCCCTCAGCTCTGTGGCCGGGAGACTAACGCCGATCaatgaaatcctctgtagaccagagtCTTGTTTCAGTTCAGCCTTCGCAGCTTATGAAGGAGGCGGCCTCTGCAGGAGGCGGCCTCTGCTGTGGGTTGGGACGCGGCTAACACCAGCATCAGTGGAAGTTAACGAACTCCTGGGCGACACAGTAAACGGTGAGCGGGCTCACATCGCTCTGCGTTCACTTCGACCCACAGGTTCTGTCGTGAAATCACCCTCCAGCTTTGAAAAACTGAAGTGTGGTCCTCTGTTTCAGAAAAGTGGAGACTTGACGTGTGATTTATTTCCAGCTCGTCCAGCCTCAGCGTCCTCTTAAACCTCCTTGAGGCGGACAACAGACATTAACGTGACGTATTAAAGTGTGTTGGTGTGATGAATCGCGGCACACAGAGTTCTGTCAGCCTCAGTTTCCAACAAACATCCTTTTCAGAGGGCTGTTAAAGTGATGAATGGTCGGGAGGAGCCGCGAGCCCACAGGCAGCCGAGCAGATTACTAACAACATCCATCAGTTCTACAGCCTCAACCTGAAAGTTTTCACCAAACAATACATCAGTTACATTTTCTGCTTTACTGCTGTTTGCACAGCTTCATCCCTGCTCACGTCCACGACCACGTTAGATAACCACACAACTCCCCTTCACTGCTTCTCTCGTATCAATGGACGCACTTTAGAAActgtgtgagctgcagctcagacgAGCTGAGAGGAGGAAGTCAAACTATGATCCTTTCACAGCTGATCAGTATCAAACATGaacacttttatttcacagaattAACAACAAACAGTAGATTTATGTTCCGTGTTCTCAAGAGTGAAGTTTGGTCCAAATAACAGGATCCGTCTGGATCGTGAGAACCGACGTCATCTGCACAAGATGACAGAATTCTTATCTGAGAAATTTGAGCTTAATTTGTGGAGGAGGCGGAGACACGTCTTTATTTAatgtctctgtccctcccccCCGTctattgtttctctctctttaatcaTTTCTTGGTTCATTTCTCTCCAGTTGTCCAAACTCAACTCTGCGACGCTGCTGTCCTGGTTGAAAGGACGAGGAGTCCTCGTCAGCACCAGACACAAGAAGGAGGAGCTGATGCTGAAGGTCATGGGCTGTCTGGCCGAggcctgagacacacacacacacacacacacacacacacacagtgaatagACTCACCTTACCGCTGTTCTTAGCTCCTCGTTGTAGAGTTGTGTGTAAACGCTGTCGGTCTCCTCGGATCACAGGACCCATCAGATGATGCTCGCTGGTTGAGATGCTGAAGTTAACTTCTCATGTCagattgtttctgtttctcacagAACGTTTTGTTGTTGATTCTATGAAACTTCGAGCCattcttcctgtttgtttcaggCGGTACGACATGTTCTCTTTTACCGCTCAGGAATTCAAAAGAGTTTTCATCTtctcagtcaaacacacatcagATGTGTGATTCAACTTTTCAGATGTTGGTTTAAAAACCTGTAATTAGTTTTTATGACTATTTATATGGTGTTTGTTCAAAAGTTGTTTGCTTGCTTTCATATCAGTTATGTTCATGCTTACTTATTGAAACtgttaagtataaataaaatattgctGTAACGAGTATTTGATTCACTATTTTGATCTGGGGGAAGCTAGTCGTTATCCCTCATCTCTTCACggtgcgtttgtgtgttttgtgtctgcaGGGTTTCATATTCATCAGACGAGCTGAGTCTTGTTGTGAcagaacagtttgtgtgtgtgtgtgttagacgtCCACTGACTCTAAAATCAGTTATTTCATCCCTAACAAGTGAAGAGGCCCTGACAGATATGAACACTGTAAAAAGAAACGGGCTCAGAGATGAGGGGATCGTCCGCTGATCAGACGGTTGCTCGTTCCTCGActttgtgttttgacatttcctcGGGCAAAACACCGAACCCCAAATGAAAGAGTGTGACGGTAGTTCCTCTCATCTGAGAATGATCCTGTAACTCCGTGTGTTGCTGAAGCTCGATGTCCTCTTGTTGATGTTCAGCAGTCACAGGGGGTTCCGTAGTTTGTCTTGTGTTTCTcatgtgaagaagcagcaggagattgtccaggtccgttataaatcaagtgagactCATTTCTCGTGAATCTACGCACACGTACTGACTGGACTGTATGTGAACACTGACCAGGGCGATGTTGATGGGCGTCTATATTTAGAGATTCAAATGATGTCTCTAAATAACTATGTAATGAttaatgaggtgtgtgtgtgtgtgtgtgtgtgtgtgtgtgtgtgtgtgtgtgtgtgtgtgtgtgtgtgtgtgtgtgtgtctctcgtCCTGGGAACAAGGCCAAGAATCTGgactgtgaaaacaacaagagcTGTATTTGGTGATTATGTCTGAGAGGAAGTATTTGCTCAGTGTAAACATCTTTAAGTTCTTCCACTTCTCCTCATGACAGACGatggatctgctccaaattaAACCGTTATCATAAAACCAGATGCAGAAATGACtgagtcagccaccagggggcgcttgAGACTattcggcttcacttttgggagccgtcttgttgtccgtctttatttacagtttaaaacGGCAGAAAAGGTcgattcatttgttttgttagaCACTTTATGTTCTGTATCCCAGCAGCCACTGGGTGGGCCTCTtgctgtgtgtatatgtgtgtatttgtgtgtatttgtgcgcgtgtgtgtgtccctccttCCAACGCTCTTTGTCAAGTCTTATGTTCCCCACAATGCATTTTGATCGCTTCCCTGCCAGGAAACTCTATCCTGAGCAATGGGAGGCTGTAAAATTCCATTAGttgagatctgtgtgtgtgtgtgtgtgtgtgtgtgtgtgtgtgtgtgtgtgtgtgtgtgtgtgtgtgtgtgtgtgtgtgtgtgtgtgtgtgtgtgtgtcccagatTCCCTCTTGCGGAAACCACTGTAGGTTGTGGGGCGTTTCATAATTTTCACTCTCTGGATGTCAACAGTGTTCAGGCATCTGGCTCCGTCCCCTGATACACATCTGAcctttggacacacacacactcacacacacacacacacacacacacacacacac is from Paralichthys olivaceus isolate ysfri-2021 chromosome 17, ASM2471397v2, whole genome shotgun sequence and encodes:
- the c17h18orf63 gene encoding uncharacterized protein C18orf63 homolog, giving the protein MSGVQRSLSFLGLPDLKNLVCVSLTLFDEEPRSKQMKTCRELVLLYSDILASPALESFTDITVVMAIPFFQKGVLQAFGQRRGLQLGSPHCVFPGDLQCCLSYSLITRLSPSWNKAGLYLVSGKDFLSERGTQSAVSMELSTTEGQLCISIDTHTVRLPPTTLEDFDLPPLVLRRFCSDPDSILDPSSTGGTIWCHVLPSMKKGQIITISRQLPRDGPFRTYTDLQNHWNCLYGYRLPELTEAEVVYCSVYFRLVGERLFTYPLSCIRLQPAQCCPRVDLQGALGSFLSDVRDRVQSVCGFPARLTRKPCYHTTSLNSAASAQVQSGEQVNLTTSSSVRPVLLQLPAPPPRPVRPSFRSQPPAWTPRFQQDSAQGLLGNGRGFGSSLTQSQGCRGDGDWLSSLFSFSDVAPPLSSTSCSSSIPLFQPASSLSSTSSSSSSRPVFQPAPLLSSASCSSSNPLFQPASSLSSTSSSSSSSLPLFYTASSLTSSSSSSSIQVFQPASSLSSSSTSSSVLPPLPPSMNPAPKLVPIFKNKHPSRHINVALLWAQKQTEQLGGGGEERRRLTLPNFRRDTPASAPPSSFPSLPVPPPPIIPRFSYPPKPTCSPAPQSTAPPRIKHLSSLSPGPMSRPGLVLAPNTETKHKSKSGSKTHLKSGSENDTAANNSRELKREATKQPSAAAAEAPPPLTTSDISEKDKDKNSRARVRFESKPKKSRAAVREVDVEKMARSNQLSKLNSATLLSWLKGRGVLVSTRHKKEELMLKVMGCLAEA